CCTGGTGCAAGTCGGTGACGTTCCCGGCGGCCAGGTCCAGCCCGGCCTGCTCCGATTGCAGCTGGAGCTGATTCACGTCACCGACGGCCTGCTTGAGGAGGTCGGCGAAGGAGTTTCCCTCCGGCGTCGTCCCGCCGAGCGAGGCCCCGGCGTTGGCCGCCCCGGTCGCCCCGGTTCCGACCAGGCCGGCCGGCCTGGGCAGGGTCAGATCGATCTTCACCGTCGGCCCCCCCTTCTACTAACCTCGACCGATTTCGAGGGCCCGGAGGGCCATCGACTTGGCCGAGTTGATCGCCGTCACGTTGGCTTCGTACGCCCTGGTCGCCTCGATCATGTCGACCATCTCGGTGACCACGTTGACATTGGGGAGGCTCACGTAGCCGTTCTCGTCGGCGTCGGGGTGGCCGGGTTCATACTTGAGCTTCGATGGGGTGGGGTCTTCGACGATGGAGGCCACCCGGACCCCCCCGCCGACTGTCCCCGCGGCCTCCGTCCCGGTGCCGGCCGCGCGTCTCTGGGCGGCCGACCCGAGATACCTGGAGAAGAGGCTCGGCCCGCGCTGTTCCATCACGGCCACCTGCCGCCGGTATGGCCCGCCCTGCTCGGTGCGGGTGGTGTTGGCGTTGGCCAGGTTCGAGGCGATCAGGTCGAGCCGCAGGCGCTGGGCGGTCAAGCCCGAGGCGCTGATGTCCATCGCTCCGAAGAGTCGCATCGCTTAGCGCCTCCCCTCGGTGATGGCCGACCTGAGCAGAGCGAACTGGCTGGAGATCTGCTTGACCAGGGCGTCGTAGTAAATGGTGTTCTCGGCCAGCTTGGTCATTTCCGCGTCGACATCGACGTTGTTGCCGTCCTGGCGCGTCGAGGTGGTGCTGTCGGTGACGACTTTGGGTTGCCAACCATCCCCGGCCGAGCCGTTCGATGACCGCCTGCTCTCCTCAGCGAGGAGGCCTTCGAAGGAGACGTCGGAGCGCTTGAACCCCGGCGTGTCGACGTTGGCCAGGTTGTCGGCGAGGACCGTGTTCCGCAGGGAGGAGGCATTCAGCCCCCGCTCCAGGAACTTGACCACTTCTGGGAAGATCGCCTTGGATATCACCGTCATCCCTCCTTGGGCCACCGGCCGGGCGTCCTTGCCCGACCCAACCTGGGGGCCGAGAAAACTCTTCGTCTCCAGCTAAACTCTTTCGACCTCGGGTCCGATACTGAGAGCAGGAGACCAGCGCTCTCGGTCCTGGTGAAAAGACCCGACAAAAAAACCTGTCCTTTGGCGCCAGGCGCCGAAGGACAGGTAAAGGCGACTAAAAACAGCCTTCCCCCGTGTTTACCTCCGGCAACCCGGCCATCGACTACGGTTCCACCGTGCCGACCCGTGGCTTTGCGTCCCCACCTTGCGATGGGTTTGCCTTGAAAACGGAGCTTTCGGGTTTCGACATTTCTGTCGGTACTTTGTCAGATACGCCACCCTGCTGGAAACTCCTTCTTCCAAAGGAAAATTTTTTTGGATTTCTCCCCCCTTTTCACTTTTCCCCCCAGCTAGGGACGGTTCCAGTGGCCCCTCGCGGGGCCTTCCCGCGGCCCCTGCTAGCCCATGCTAGCAGGGGTTTTGTTCTTTCTAAAGGGGTCCTTCGCTTATGCCCGCGGCGGCGCCACCTTGTCAGGGGTCCCATCTTGTCGGCAAAGGCCGGCCAGCGGGCACTCGCCGCACCCGGGCCTGGACTTGAGACAGATACGGTGACCGAGTCGGTCGATGAGGGCGTGGAACTCGTTGAACAGGCCGAGGTCGGCCGGCAGATGACCGTGGAAGAAGGCCTGCACTTCATGGTAACGCGGAGACCGAAAGGTCTCCGGCCAATGGCCGAGCCGCCCGAAGACCCGGTAGGTGTAGGCATCGACGACGAAGGAGGGCAGGCCGACGGCATAGACCAGGATCGAGTCGGCCGTCTCCGGCCCGATCCCATACACGCCGAGCAGCTCGGGGCGGAGCTCGGCGAGCGGCCGGTCGGCCATGGCCTCGACCCGCCCGCCGTAGCCCTCGACCAGGTGCCGGGACAAGGCTTGGAGCTTACGGGCCTTGACCCGGTAGTAGCCGGCCGGCCGGATCAGTTCAGCCAGGGCATCGCCGTCGGCGGCGGCCAGGGCCGCCGGGTTCAGCAGACCGGCCGCGTCCAGGCTGGCGATGGCCTTTTCGACGTTGCGCCAGGCCACAGCCTGGGTCAGGATGGCGCCGACGGCCACCTCGAAGGGGGTCCTGGCCGGCCACCAGTGACGCGGACCGAAGCGGGCCAAGAGGTGGTCGTAGACCTCGGTCAGGGCGGGGGGCCGGACGGGGCGGCCGCGCCCGCTCACTCCTCCGCCCCCGGGGTCAGGTCCGCCGTGCGAAGCTGGGAGACGAACTCACGGCCGGCCTCCCTCATCCGAAAGGCGAAGCGCAGCCGGGCGTAGTCGGGACCGGTCAGGTAGGTCCGATAGCGTTGGTAGCCCAGGGCCCGCGCCCATCGCACCAGTTCGCCGAAGGCGGCCCGCTCCACGCCGCCGAAGGACGGGTCCGCTCCCTCGCTCCGCGGCGCGGCCAGGCAGTAAAAGATGACCTCACCGTCATCGATCTGGTTCTGCCGGAAGGAGACCACGGACGGCCGCGGGAGGCGGCCACCGGGCTCCGGCAGGTCGACCATGCTTAGGTCCAGGCGGTGGGCCAGGAACTCGGGATCCGGGTAAGGCTGGCCCGAATAAAGGAACCAGGCTTGCCCGGGGCCGGGGTGGATGCCGGCGATGATCGGCCACGTGGCCTCAGCGAAGATGGCCGGCGGGGGCGGGATCAGGGTCGGTCGGCCCTGGCCGTTAAGGCCGTTGACACCGTCGCCGCCCTTGGCGGCCTTGGGACTGAGCCGTCCCTCGACCGTGACCACCGGGGTCAGTTGGCTGAAGCCGCAGTGCCGGTAGAAGGGAAGGTTGTCCCGGCTGGAGACGACGGTGACCCGGTAGGCCCCCCGGCGAAGGGCCTCGAGGCAGGCCCGCCGGACCAAGGCCCCGCCGAAGCCCCGGCGGAAGAAGCCTCGTTCGACCTGAAGGACGCCGATGTGGGCGACGAGGCTGCCGGCTTCGGGCCGCCCGCCCGACGGGGCGCCCGCGGGCCGGGCTTCCCGGTAGAAATAGACCTCGATCTCGCCGCGCACGATCCAGCCGCTCCCGCCGGCGGGCCGGCTCCCCCGTTCTTCAATCACCAGGGCCAGGTGTCCCAGGTCGGCCGCGCGCTTGAGGTGCACCCTCAAGTAGTCCTCGTTCATCCAGGCCCCGCCGTTGAGCCATTGCTCGAAGGGGCTCAGTTCCTCGATGGAGGCCGGGCGGCGCCGGCGCCCCCCGAAACTCCACCATTTGCCTTGGGGCAGATCGCTGCGGTAGATCCCGGTGATGACGGCGACGTCATCGTCGGTCGCCGGTCTTATCCGTCGCTCTGCGTTCATACCGCGGTATTCAGCCTCTCGACGGGTTTGTCCTGCCATCGGTTCACCTGGGGAAAGGGAAAGCGGGCCGCCATGATGGCGCGCCCGCCAATATCTTCCGGGCTTTTTTACGAGCCCGGAGCCAAAAGGACTGGCCACGGTTGAGGCTGGCAAACATCCCCTCGGTGCAGGGTGCCCAACCCTCACGGAGAAGGCCTGTTCAAACCTCGGGTCGTCCGCGGCCCGCTGTTACCGTCGTGACTATTCTACTTCCCAAGCCTTCAGTCCTTCAAGTCGGAATCCGGCCGTCCGGGTCTTTTTTTCCCTCGCCAGCCAACGCGTCCCATACCGGCGCCACGACGGCGTTTTCCGGCTCAGGTAAAGGTTCCCAAGAAAGTCTCGGGGCCCCTCTCGGAGCCCCGCTCAATCACCCGGCCTTGACCACGTAGGCGCAACGTTGGCCCCCGTGGGCGATGCACTCTTCGACCTGGACCGCGCCGCCGAGGACCTTCTCGACCAGTTTGCGCTCATAGTCACAAATGATCGGATGAGCCTGCGCGATCTGGTAGATCCCGCAGTTGAACTCACGGACGATGTAGGAGCCGTCCTCGAGCTTCTGCAACTCGGGCATGGAGCCCTGGGCCTCGAGGGTCTTGGCGAACTCCTGGACCTTCTGATCGAAAGTCATCCCGGCCAAACGGTCGCCCATCTCCTTGACCATCCGCTGGATCCGCATCTCCAGGAGCTCTTTCAACCGGTCGGGTCCGAAGAGGTCGACGATGTCGTTGATGAGATTGATCGCGAAGGCCTCATAATGCTTGGGGAAGAGCTCTTGAGCCGCTTCGGTCAGCGAATAGAGATGGCTGGGACGACCGATGCCCCGCCGGACCTGGCTGGGGGTGACCAGGTCATCGCGCTCGAGGATGGCCAGGTGCTGCCTGATCCCCATCGGCGTGATCCCCAGGTGCTGGCTCAATTCATCCACGCTTAGGCTGCCCTTTTTCTTTAGTGTGTTGAGAATCTCTCGCCTGGTGGAGTGTTTCTCGCGTGTCACGGCCGGTCGCCCCTCGCCATTATAAATTGTGTATTCTATCACAAACCCCAAGGTGATTCTACCACACCCTTGAGTTTTTGTAAACTTAATACCCTAAAAAGGACGGATTGTTCCAGGGAAAAAAGCGACCGGCCCCCGATCGGGCCGATCATTTTTGCGCTCGGGAAAGGCCGAAACACCGGGTCCGGGACGGTCGTGGCCTCAGGGGGCCAACCGAATCAGACCGATGAGCCGCAGGAAGGGTTCGGAAAAAACCCCCATGGCCAGCGTGGCCACGGCCCCGGTGACCAGCACCGCGGCCAGCGGGCCGGGGACCTTGATGGCCTGATCTTCCCTGGGCGGTTCAAGGTACATTTGGCGGACGACCCCGTAATAGTAACCGACCGAGATGGCGCTGTTGACGGCCAGCAGGATGGCCAGCCAGAGGAAGCCGCCCTCGACGGCCGAGCTGAAGATAAAGAACTTGGCGAAGAAGCCCGAGGTGAACGGGATGCCGATGAGGGCGACAAAGAAGACGACCATCGCCGCCGCCGTCGCCGGAGCCCGCTGGCTGAGGCCGGCGTAGTCCTTGACCTTCTGGCCCACCCCGGCCTGATCGAGGAGGATGATCACCGAGAAGAGGCCGGCGTTGATGAAGACATAGGCCATGACGTAGTAGATGATCGCCGCGATGGACAGGGGCGAGGCCACAGCCAGGCCGACGGTGATGTACCCGACCTGGGCGATGGACGAGTAGGCCATCATCCGCTTGATGTTCGTCTGGTTCAAAGCCGAGAGGTTGCCGACGGTCATCGTCGCCGCCGCCAGGATGGCGAACAGGACCGACCAGCGGGGTTGCAGGGCGGCCAAGCCCAGGGGGAAGATCCGGACCAGGGCGGCCAGGCCGGCACCCTTGGGGCCAATGGAGAAGAAGGCGGTGACCGGCGTCGGGGCGCCTTCGTAAGTGTCGGGGGCCCACATGTGGAAGGGGACCAAGGCCACCTTGAAGCCGAAGCCGGCGACCAGCATGAAGATGGCGATGACGATCAGCCGGGGGTCGACCGCCGGCCGTACGGCCACCACCTGGCCGCCCTGGTAGAAGCCGGCCACCTGCTCCAGAGCCTGGCTGATGCCGGACAGGTTGGTCGTCCCGGCCAGGCCGTAGATGAGTGACAGGCCGAACAAGAGGACGGCCGTGGCCAGCGAGCCGGTGAGGAAGTACTTGATCGCCGCCTCGTTCGACTTGGGGTCGTGACGCAGGTAGCCGGCGAGGACGTAAGAGGTGATCGAGACGAGCTCGAGGCCGAGCCAGATGACCAAGAGGTCGGTGGACGAGGCCATCAGGATCATCCCGACGATGGCGAACATCAGGAGGACGTAGTACTCACCGGCGGCCACGTCCTGGCGCTTCATGTAGCCCGAGGAGGCCACCGCGATCAGGGCCCCGACGGCCAGGAAGACGACCTTGAAGAACTGGGTGTAACCGTCGACCGCGAGCATTTGGCCGAAGACCAGGGTCACCTGGCCAAGGGCCGGGTAAACGGCGGCGATGGCGGCGGCGAAGCCGATGAAGGCGACCACCGGGCCGAAGCGCGCCGCCCGCTCCCGGCCGGCCCAGGCCACCGCGAGGAGGAGCCCCAAAGCGACGGCGCTGAGGATCAGCTCGGGCAGGAGGTAGACGTAAGGCAAGTTACATCCCTCCCAGCCTGGCCACCAACTGGACGAGCGCCGGGTTGATCAGATTGATGAGGATCGCCGGAGCCACGCCGAAGACGACGATGAGGATGGTCAGCGGGACAAGGGTGATCAGCTCGCGCGGGTTGGCGTCCGGCATCTTGTCGTACTCCGGGCGCTTCTGTCCCATCAGGACCTTGCGCATCATCAGCAGATAGAAGGCGGCCGTGAAGACCATGCCCAAGGTGGCCAGGACGACCAAGACCTTGAAGATCGGGAAGGCCCCGAGGAGGACGAAGAACTCGGCGACGAAGCCCGACAGGCCCGGCAGGCCCAGGGAGGCGAAGGCGCCGAAGGCCATGAAGGTGGCCCACACCGGGAAGGTCAGGTAGAGGCCGGAGAGCTTGCCCATGTCGCGAGTATGGGTCCGGTCGTAGACCACGCCGACCATGAGGAAGAGCATTCCCGACGACAGGCCGTGGGCGAACATCTGGTAGGCCGCGCCGGTGATGGCCATCTGGGCGGCCGCCGCGTTGCCCGGGCCGGCCGCCATCGCCGCGGCCAGACCGAGCATGACGTAACCCATGTGGTTAATGGACGAGTAGGCGACCATCTTCTTCAGGTCGGTCTGGGCCATCGCCACGAGGGCTCCGTAAACGATGTTGATCACGCCGAGGACGGCGAAGATCGGCGCCCAGGCCCGGGCGGCGTCCGGCAGGGTCGGCAGGGCGATCCGGAAGAAGCCGTAGGTGCCCATCTTCAGAAGAACGCCGGCCAGCAGGACGGAGATGGCCGTCGGGGCCTCGACGTGGGCGTCAGGCAGCCACGTGTGGAACGGGAAGACCGGGACCTTGACCGCGAAGCCCGCATAGAGAAGCAGGAAGATCCACCACTGCCAGGTCACCGGGTACTTGTGCTGGGCCAGGGTGACCATGTCGAAGGTCCCCAGCCCGGCCTGGAAGTAGATGGCCAGGATCCCGACCAGCATCAGGACGCTGCCGGCAAGGGTGTAGATGAAGAACTTCATCGCCGCGTACTCGCGCCGCGGGCCGCCCCAGATGCCGATGAGGAAGAACATCGGCACCAGGACCAGTTCCCAGAAGACGTAGAAGAGGACGTAGTCGAGAGCGACGAAGACCCCGAACATGCCGGTGACCAGGAGGAGGAAGAGGACGAAGTACTCCTTGGCCCGATGGGTGATGTTCCACGAGGCCAGGCAGGCCAGGACGCTCAGGAGGCCGGTCAGGATGAGCAGCGACAGGCTGATCCCATCGACCCCCATCAGGTACTGGATGCCAAGGCTGGGTATCCAGGTGGCCCGCTCGCCGAACTGCATCCCCGGCTGGCCGTACTTGAACTGGGTCCACAAGTAGGCCACCAGGGCCGCCGAGATGATCGTGGCCACCAGGGCGATCTGCTTGATCGTCTTCTCCTGGTTCCTCGGGACGAGGGTGATCAGGAGGCTCCCGGCGAGGGGAACGAAAACGATCAGCGTCAGGATGGGCAGGCTCATACGACCTTATCCTCCTATCAACTCGTAAATAATGACGCCGATGATGACGGTGACAAAGAAGGTCAGGATGTAGGACTGGACGTACCCGGTCTGCCAGCGGCGGAGGCGCTGCCCGATCCCGGTGGCCAGGGCGGCCACCCCGTTGACCAATCCGTCCACGGCGACCCGGTCGAACCACCCGGAGACCTGACCGAGGAGGGCGCCGATCCAACCGATCAGGTTGACCAGCCCGTCGACGACGTTCTTATCGAACCAGCCGGCGGCGGCCGAGATGGCCTCGGTCAGGCCGACGACGGCGTAGGCGTAGACCTCGTCGAAGTACATCTTGTTCTTGAGGAAGACGTAGACGGGATGGAGCGCCTTGATCACCTTGCGGCGGTCGATCACCTTGGTCCCGTAGACGACCCAGCCGACCAGGATCCCGAAGACGGCGGCCCCAATGGCCATGGCCATCACCCCGGGCACGGCCGCCTCGGCCTCGTGCTCGCCGAAGTGGATGAAGCGGCCGAACCAGTTGCCGAAGAGCGGCGAGCCGGGGAGGCCGGCGACCAGAGCCAGGACGGCCAGGACGACGAGGGGCCCGGTCATGTTGGCCGGCGACTCGTGGGCGTGCTCGTACTTGTGGTGGTCGCGCGGCCGGCCGAAGAAGGTCAGGGCGACCGCCCGGGTCATGTAGTAGGCGGTCAGGAAGGCCACCCCGAGGGCCAGCCAGAAGATGAGCGGGTTAGAGTGCCAGGCAGTCAGGAGGATCTCGTCCTTCGACCAGAAGCCGGCGAAGGGCGGAATCCCGGCCAGGGCCAGGGTACCGAAGATGAAGGTCCACGTGGTCGTGGGCATCTTCTTGGCCAGCCCGCCCATCTCGTGCATCTCCTGGGTGTGCATGGCGTGGATGACCGAGCCCGAGCCGAGGAAGAGCAAAGCCTTGAAGAAGGCGTGGGTGGTCAGGTGGAAGACGCCGGCGGTGTACCCGCCGACCCCCAGCCCCAGCATCATGTAGCCGAGCTGACTGATGGTCGAGTAGGCGAGGACCTTCTTGAGGTCCGAGGCCAGGGTGGCGATGAGAGCGGCGATGACCGCCGTGATCGTCCCGATCCAGGCCACCACCAGCAGGGCCTGGGCCGAGGCGGCGAAGATGCCGTAGGCTCTGGCCACCAGGTAGACCCCGGCGGCGACCATCGTCGCCGCGTGGATCAGGGCCGACACCGGGGTCGGGCCCTCCATCGCGTCGGGCAACCAGACGTGGAGTGGGAACTGGGCCGACTTGCCGACGGCGCCGGAGAAGACGAGGACGGCGGCGATGGTCAGGAGGGTGCCGGAGATCTTGCCGGCCCCGACGGCCGCGGCCACCTCGGGGAAGCCCATGACCCCGGTGGTCAGGAAGAGGAGAAGGATCCCGAGGAACAGCCCGACGTCGCCGATGCGGGTGGTGATGAAGGCCTTCATCGAGGCGTAGCGCGGGCCGGGGTTTTCGAACCAGTGGCCGATGAGGAGGTAGGAGGACAGGCCGACGAGTTCCCAACCGACGTAGAGGAGGAGGAAGTTGTCGGCCAGGACCAGGGTCAGCATGGAGAACGTGAAGAAGGACAGGGTCGCGTAGTACCGCGTGTAGCGGACGTCGCCGTGCATGTAGCCGCGGGAGTAGATCTGGACCAGCAGGCTGACGAGGGTCACGACCACCAGCATCAGGGCGGTCAGGTTGTCGACGGCGATACCGGTCGGAATCTGGACCCCGCCGATGTCGAGCCAGGTGAAGGTGTACCGGTAGGGGGCCGCTCCGGCGGCCATCTGGGCCAGGATCAGCAGGGACATGACGAAGCTGATGGCGATGGCGGCGATGCCGATGAAGTCCCCGCCGTTCTTGAAGCGCCGGCCGAAGAAGATGATGGCCAGGCAGGCCAGGAGGGGTAAGGCCGCGATCACCCAGGCATAAGGAAGCATCATCTCACCCTTCTCCCCTTCTCCCTACCATTTCAGGAGGTTGATCTTATCGAGGTCGATGACGTTGCGGCGACGGACGACTTCGAGGACAATGGCCAGGCCGACGGCGGTCTCAGCGGCGGCGACGGTCATGATGAAAATGGCGAAGATCTGACCCCCGACGTAGCCGCGGTTGAGGTACTGGTTGAAGGCCACCAGGTTGATGTTGACCGCGTTGAGCATGAGCTCGATGCACATCAGGACCCGCACGGCGTTGGTCCGCAGGAGAGCCCCATAGAGCCCGAGCCCGAAGAGGAGGGCGCCGAGGATGAGGAAATAGGACAGCGGGATCATGCCGACGGCGGCGACCGCGTTCATGACTTGTCCTCCTTGGCCGTCAGGACGATGGCCCCGATTAGCGCGACGAGCAAGATGATGGACGCGACTTCGAACGGCACGGCGTAGGTCGAGAACAACTCGGCCCCAATGGCCGTAAGGTTTGGTACCGTCCCGACCCGGTCGGTCTGGAGCAGGCGCACCGTCCAGGTGGCCCGGGCGTAGACGACGAACATGGCCAGGGCGAAGACCAGGGCGGACGCCAGCGGCAGCAGCCCCCACTGGCTGGAGACCAGCTTAAGCCACAGACGCCGGACGAAGGGCGGACGCCCTTCCTCGCCGAACCTGATCTCCCCGACCTGCGACATCATGATGGCAAAGATGATCATCACGGTGATCGCCCCGGCGTAGACCAGCACCTGAACGACGGCCAGGAACTCGGCCCCGAGGAGGAGGAAGAGGCCGGCGATGGCCACGAAGGCCAGGGCCAGGAAGAAGGCGGCGTGGGTGATCAACCGGCTGGTGACCACCTCGTAGGCGGCGACCAGGGTGATCAGGGCCAGCAGGCCGAAGGTCGCGGTGTAGAGGTTGAAGACGATCGGGATGTCAAACCCGAGGTTCAAGCGGGCTCACCCCCTGTGGTCGGCGTCCCGGCCTTGGCCGCCGGCTTCGGGTCCGGCTCCTTGTAGAACGGGTTGCCGTGCTTGTATGGCCGCCCGAACTCAAGCAGCCGGTCTTTGTGATAGACCAGCCGGTCGGGGTCATAGTCGGCCAGCTCGAAGTCCTTGGCCATGACCAGTGAGTCGAAGGGGCAGGCCTCGACGCACAGGTTGCAGACCATGCAGCGGCTGGCCTCCAGGGAGTAGTCCTTGAGGATCCGCTTCTTGTCCGGCCCGAGCTCGGAGTCGATCTTGATCACCCCGAGGGGGCAGGTCCGGGCGCAGATGCCGCAGGCCGTGCAGCGCGCCTTGCCGCCCTCATCGCTGAGGAGGGCCGGGATGCCCCGATAGCCCGTCGGCAGGACCGGCCGCTCATCGGGGTACTGCAGGGTGACCGGGCGCCTGGCGGCGTTGATGGCCGTCACCTTCATCCCCTTGAGCAAGCTGACCGCCGACCTGTAGATGTCCTTCAGTGAATCCATTTAGGCCTCACCTTTGATTGGGGTTGACTGCGGGTCAGACGACCAGGAGCACCAGCCCGGTCAGGGCGATGTTGGCCAGGGACAGCGGGATGAGAAACTTCCAGCCGACGTCCATCAGCTGGTCGATGCGGATCCGCGGCATGGTCCATTTGATCCACATGATCAGGATGACGAAGAAATAGGTCTTCAGGATGAACCAGACGATCCCGGGCAGGAACGGCCCGCTCCAGCCGCCGAGGAAGACGGTGGCGGCGATGGCCGAAGCGGCCAGCAGGTTGGCGTACTCCCCCAGGAAGAAGAAGGCCCAACGCAGGCCGGAGTACTCGGTGTTGAAGCCGGCGACCAGTTCCGACTCGGCCTCGGTCAGGTCGAAGGGGGTCCGGTTCAGCTCGGCCATGGTCGAGATGAGAAAGATGATGAAGCCGAGCGGCTGGAGGAAGATGAACCACACCCGGTGCTGAGCGGCGACGATTCCCTGAAGGGACAGGCTGCCGGCGATCATAGCCACCCCGACCAGCGACAGGACGGCCGGGACCTCGTAGCTGATAAGTTGGGCGGCGGCGCGCATCGCCCCATAGAGAGACCACTTGTTGTTCGAGCCCCAGCCGCTCATGAAGATCCCCAGGATGGCCAGGGAGCTGACGGCGGCCACGTAGATCAGGGCGACGTTGATATCCGAGACGATCCAGTTCTGGCTGAAAGGGATGACCACCCAGACCATCAGGGCCGGGGTGAAGACCACGGCGGGAGCCAGGACCCACAGCCAGCGGTCGACCCCCCGCGGGATGATGTCCTCCTTGACCAGAAGCTTGATCGTGTCGGCGATGGTCTGAGCCCAGCCGTGCGGCCGCCCGACCCGCATCGGCCCGAGTCGCGACTGGATCTTGCCGGAGAGCTTACGCTCGAGCCAGATCAGGATCAGGACGTTGAGGACGATGAACCCGAAGACCGCCAGGACCTTGAGGAGACCGGCGACGGGAACGAGGATGATCGGCGGCAGCGCGTAGTACCAATCGACGAAGGCGCTCCAGGCGCCGCTGACGGCGGCCATCACCGGTCCACCTCCCCGAGAACGATGTCCACGCTGGCGATGGTGGCCACCGCGTCGGCCAGTTTGTACCCCGTCGCGGTGGTCGGGATGACCTGCAGGTTGGCAAAGGTCGGCGCCCGCCAGTGTAGCCGGTACGGGTTGGCCGAGCCGTCGGAGACGATGTACACGGCGTTGGCCCCCCGCGGGGCCTCGGTCAGCGAGTAAACCTCGCCGGCCGGCGGCTTGATCACCTTGGGCACCTTGGCCATCACCTCTCCGCCCGGGAGGCCGTCCAGGCACTGCTCGATGATCCCCAGGCTCTGGCGGATCTCCAGCATCCGACAGATGTACCGGTCGTAGATATCGCCTGTCTTCCCGACCGGGACCTCGAAGGCAAGTCTGTCATAGATGAGATAGGGCTGGGCCCGCCGGACATCATAGGCCACCCCCGACCCGCGCAGGTTCGGCCCGGTGGCCGAGAGGGCGATGGCCTGATCGGCCGTGAGCACGCCGACCCTCTTGGTCCGGGCCTCGAAGATCGGGTTG
This DNA window, taken from Bacillota bacterium, encodes the following:
- the fliE gene encoding flagellar hook-basal body complex protein FliE; protein product: MKIDLTLPRPAGLVGTGATGAANAGASLGGTTPEGNSFADLLKQAVGDVNQLQLQSEQAGLDLAAGNVTDLHQVMILTEKADLALQLAIQVRNKVIEAYQEVMRMPV
- the flgC gene encoding flagellar basal body rod protein FlgC; this encodes MRLFGAMDISASGLTAQRLRLDLIASNLANANTTRTEQGGPYRRQVAVMEQRGPSLFSRYLGSAAQRRAAGTGTEAAGTVGGGVRVASIVEDPTPSKLKYEPGHPDADENGYVSLPNVNVVTEMVDMIEATRAYEANVTAINSAKSMALRALEIGRG
- the flgB gene encoding flagellar basal body rod protein FlgB, with the translated sequence MISKAIFPEVVKFLERGLNASSLRNTVLADNLANVDTPGFKRSDVSFEGLLAEESRRSSNGSAGDGWQPKVVTDSTTSTRQDGNNVDVDAEMTKLAENTIYYDALVKQISSQFALLRSAITEGRR
- a CDS encoding endonuclease III domain-containing protein, with the protein product MSGRGRPVRPPALTEVYDHLLARFGPRHWWPARTPFEVAVGAILTQAVAWRNVEKAIASLDAAGLLNPAALAAADGDALAELIRPAGYYRVKARKLQALSRHLVEGYGGRVEAMADRPLAELRPELLGVYGIGPETADSILVYAVGLPSFVVDAYTYRVFGRLGHWPETFRSPRYHEVQAFFHGHLPADLGLFNEFHALIDRLGHRICLKSRPGCGECPLAGLCRQDGTPDKVAPPRA
- a CDS encoding GNAT family N-acetyltransferase; the protein is MNAERRIRPATDDDVAVITGIYRSDLPQGKWWSFGGRRRRPASIEELSPFEQWLNGGAWMNEDYLRVHLKRAADLGHLALVIEERGSRPAGGSGWIVRGEIEVYFYREARPAGAPSGGRPEAGSLVAHIGVLQVERGFFRRGFGGALVRRACLEALRRGAYRVTVVSSRDNLPFYRHCGFSQLTPVVTVEGRLSPKAAKGGDGVNGLNGQGRPTLIPPPPAIFAEATWPIIAGIHPGPGQAWFLYSGQPYPDPEFLAHRLDLSMVDLPEPGGRLPRPSVVSFRQNQIDDGEVIFYCLAAPRSEGADPSFGGVERAAFGELVRWARALGYQRYRTYLTGPDYARLRFAFRMREAGREFVSQLRTADLTPGAEE
- a CDS encoding ArsR family transcriptional regulator, which produces MIEYTIYNGEGRPAVTREKHSTRREILNTLKKKGSLSVDELSQHLGITPMGIRQHLAILERDDLVTPSQVRRGIGRPSHLYSLTEAAQELFPKHYEAFAINLINDIVDLFGPDRLKELLEMRIQRMVKEMGDRLAGMTFDQKVQEFAKTLEAQGSMPELQKLEDGSYIVREFNCGIYQIAQAHPIICDYERKLVEKVLGGAVQVEECIAHGGQRCAYVVKAG
- a CDS encoding NADH-quinone oxidoreductase subunit N, whose amino-acid sequence is MPYVYLLPELILSAVALGLLLAVAWAGRERAARFGPVVAFIGFAAAIAAVYPALGQVTLVFGQMLAVDGYTQFFKVVFLAVGALIAVASSGYMKRQDVAAGEYYVLLMFAIVGMILMASSTDLLVIWLGLELVSITSYVLAGYLRHDPKSNEAAIKYFLTGSLATAVLLFGLSLIYGLAGTTNLSGISQALEQVAGFYQGGQVVAVRPAVDPRLIVIAIFMLVAGFGFKVALVPFHMWAPDTYEGAPTPVTAFFSIGPKGAGLAALVRIFPLGLAALQPRWSVLFAILAAATMTVGNLSALNQTNIKRMMAYSSIAQVGYITVGLAVASPLSIAAIIYYVMAYVFINAGLFSVIILLDQAGVGQKVKDYAGLSQRAPATAAAMVVFFVALIGIPFTSGFFAKFFIFSSAVEGGFLWLAILLAVNSAISVGYYYGVVRQMYLEPPREDQAIKVPGPLAAVLVTGAVATLAMGVFSEPFLRLIGLIRLAP
- a CDS encoding NADH-quinone oxidoreductase subunit M: MSLPILTLIVFVPLAGSLLITLVPRNQEKTIKQIALVATIISAALVAYLWTQFKYGQPGMQFGERATWIPSLGIQYLMGVDGISLSLLILTGLLSVLACLASWNITHRAKEYFVLFLLLVTGMFGVFVALDYVLFYVFWELVLVPMFFLIGIWGGPRREYAAMKFFIYTLAGSVLMLVGILAIYFQAGLGTFDMVTLAQHKYPVTWQWWIFLLLYAGFAVKVPVFPFHTWLPDAHVEAPTAISVLLAGVLLKMGTYGFFRIALPTLPDAARAWAPIFAVLGVINIVYGALVAMAQTDLKKMVAYSSINHMGYVMLGLAAAMAAGPGNAAAAQMAITGAAYQMFAHGLSSGMLFLMVGVVYDRTHTRDMGKLSGLYLTFPVWATFMAFGAFASLGLPGLSGFVAEFFVLLGAFPIFKVLVVLATLGMVFTAAFYLLMMRKVLMGQKRPEYDKMPDANPRELITLVPLTILIVVFGVAPAILINLINPALVQLVARLGGM
- the nuoL gene encoding NADH-quinone oxidoreductase subunit L, producing MLPYAWVIAALPLLACLAIIFFGRRFKNGGDFIGIAAIAISFVMSLLILAQMAAGAAPYRYTFTWLDIGGVQIPTGIAVDNLTALMLVVVTLVSLLVQIYSRGYMHGDVRYTRYYATLSFFTFSMLTLVLADNFLLLYVGWELVGLSSYLLIGHWFENPGPRYASMKAFITTRIGDVGLFLGILLLFLTTGVMGFPEVAAAVGAGKISGTLLTIAAVLVFSGAVGKSAQFPLHVWLPDAMEGPTPVSALIHAATMVAAGVYLVARAYGIFAASAQALLVVAWIGTITAVIAALIATLASDLKKVLAYSTISQLGYMMLGLGVGGYTAGVFHLTTHAFFKALLFLGSGSVIHAMHTQEMHEMGGLAKKMPTTTWTFIFGTLALAGIPPFAGFWSKDEILLTAWHSNPLIFWLALGVAFLTAYYMTRAVALTFFGRPRDHHKYEHAHESPANMTGPLVVLAVLALVAGLPGSPLFGNWFGRFIHFGEHEAEAAVPGVMAMAIGAAVFGILVGWVVYGTKVIDRRKVIKALHPVYVFLKNKMYFDEVYAYAVVGLTEAISAAAGWFDKNVVDGLVNLIGWIGALLGQVSGWFDRVAVDGLVNGVAALATGIGQRLRRWQTGYVQSYILTFFVTVIIGVIIYELIGG